A single region of the Ictalurus punctatus breed USDA103 chromosome 26, Coco_2.0, whole genome shotgun sequence genome encodes:
- the cab39l gene encoding calcium-binding protein 39-like (The RefSeq protein has 1 substitution compared to this genomic sequence), protein MPLFGKSHKSPTEIVKALKDNLSILVKQDKKTEKASDEVSKCLVAMKEILYGTNDKEPHTETVAQLAQELYNSGLLISLVENLQVTDFEGKKDVCQIFNNILRRQIGTRSPTVEYFCSHQEVLFILLKGYETPQVALNCGIMLRECIRHEPLAKIILHSEHFNDFFSYVEMSTFDIASDAFATFKDLLTRHKVLVAEFLEQNYDAVFENYEKLLHSENYVTKRQSLKLLGELLLDRHNFTVMTRYISKPENLKLMMNLLRDKSPNIQFEAFHVFKVFVANPNKTQPIIDILLKNQTKLIDFLSNFQKDRTDDEQFNDEKTYLIKQIRDLKKPAS, encoded by the exons ATGCCACTCTTTGGTAAATCTCACAAGAGTCCCACGGAGATTGTGAAGGCTCTGAAGGACAACCTGTCTATCCTGGTGAAGCAGGACAAGAAGACAGAGAAG gcctcAGATGAGGTGTCTAAATGTCTAGTGGCGATGAAAGAGATCCTGTACGGCACCAACGACAAGGAGCCACACACGGAGACAGTGGCCCAGTTGGCACAAGAGCTGTACAACAGCGGCCTTCTCATCTCCCTGGTGGAGAACCTGCAGGTCATCGACTTTGAG gggaAGAAGGACGTGTGTCAGATCTTCAACAACATCCTACGCAGGCAGATTGGCACCCGCAGCCCCACAGTGGAATATTTCTGCTCCCATCAGGAAGTGCTCTTCATCCTGCTGAAAGG GTACGAGACTCCTCAGGTGGCGCTGAACTGCGGCATCATGCTGCGCGAGTGCATCCGGCACGAACCGCTCGCCAAAATCATCCTGCACTCGGAGCATTTCAACGACTTCTTCAGCTACGTGGAAATGTCAACGTTCGACATCGCTTCTGATGCATTCGCCACCTTCAAG GACCTTCTCACAAGACACAAGGTTCTCGTGGCAGAATTTTTAGAACAGAACTACGATGCG gtCTTCGAGAACTATGAGAAGCTACTGCACTCTGAAAACTATGTGACAAAGAGGCAGTCACTgaag CTGTTGGGTGAGCTCCTGCTGGACAGACACAACTTCACTGTGATGACGAGGTACATCAGTAAGCCGGAGAACCTCAAGCTCATGATGAACCTGTTGAGAGACAAAAGTCCCAATATCCAGTTTGAGGCGTTCCACGTCTTCAAG GTGTTTGTGGCTAACCCTAACAAAACGCAGCCCATCATAGACATCCTTCTGAAGAACCAGACGAAGCTCATCGACTTCCTTAGCAACTTCCAGAAGGACCGCACAGACGACGAGCAGTTTAACGACGAAAAGACGTACCTCATTAAACAGATACGAGACTTAAAGAAACCCGCCTCCTAA